One window of Amaranthus tricolor cultivar Red isolate AtriRed21 chromosome 11, ASM2621246v1, whole genome shotgun sequence genomic DNA carries:
- the LOC130827590 gene encoding protein MAINTENANCE OF MERISTEMS-like, protein MHQHIDSALISAFVERWQPDTNTFHVPWGEMTIMLHDVQRILGISIDGSLPAEPSEAEWEVGITNLVGEPLSELRRKGSFTSGCISVAELMRLCHRSHALDTQTTAYYMAVIGSTLLADKTRTGMRPHPIVVVNDDEQDVAWGAVTLAFLYRQLGMASRAGCKTIAGCLTLLQTWIYEYFPAFRPHPRRDDVPNTTRAEMWTPKKVGRELDRLISFRKVLDSMTETQVEWTPYNCGAPALLHEHPRTTVIGGITCFDVVEVYLPERALRQIGFVQSIPPAPMRPAKALRPAHGTYSVTFPSSAAAFVEAWSRFPYSGRLVEQGLRRATVPSETEPNYVEWFRVCSHPYISRDELLASGPGPGQSRSDYFAKEWASRFSPVARLPTRLADLNSRQRHALEIYLNDCRELYDQWHTE, encoded by the exons atgcaccagcacatcgactctgctttgatatcggcgttcgtcgagaggtggcagccggatacgaacacctttcacgtgccctggggagagatgacgattatgttgcacgacgtgcaacgcatattgggcatttctattgatggttctctgccggctgagccttcggaggcggagtgggaggttggtatcaccaatctggtcggcgagcctctgtctgagcttcgacgtaaaggttcattcaccagcggatgcataagcgttgctgaactgatgcggctgtgtcataggtcgcatGCCTTGGATACCCAGAccacagcgtactacatggctgtcattggctctaccttgttggcggataagaccaggactggcatgcgacctcacccgatagttGTCGTCAACGACGATGAACAGGACGTGGCTTGGGGTGCGGTGACtttggcgttcttgtacaggcagctcggaatggcatctagggctggttgcaagaccattgctggatgcctcacattgctccagacatggatctatgagtacttccccgctttccgccctcatcctcgccgagatgATGTGCCAAACacgactagggcggagatgtggacgcCGAAGAAAGTAGGTCGTGAGCTGGACAGGTTGATATCATTCCGCAAGGTTCTGGACTCAATGACAGAGACTCAG GttgaatggactccctacaattGTGGAGCTCCTGCGTTGCTgcatgagcacccacgcaccacagtcatcgggggtatcacctgctttgatgttgtggaggtgtatttACCGGAGCGGGCATtgcgacagattgggttcgtgcaGTCTATTCCTCCAGCTCCTAtgagaccagccaaggctcttcgaccggcacacggaacctactccgtgacctttccttcttctgctgCTGCATTTGTGGAggcgtggagtaggttcccctacagtggccgccttgttgagcagggacttcgacgggctactgttccttcagagactgaacctaattacgttgaaTGGTTCAGAGTTTGCTCGCACCCGTACATATCCCGAGACGAATTGCTGGCTTCCGGTCCTGGTCCTGGTCAGAGCAGATCTGATTAC TTCGCGAAAGAATGGGCCAGTCGATTCTCTCCAGTGGCAAGACTACCTACGCGGCTTGCGGATTTGAACTcccgtcaacgacatgcgttagaaatataccttaatgattgtagagaaTTATATGATCAATGGCATACTGAATAG
- the LOC130826679 gene encoding uncharacterized protein LOC130826679, which translates to MVDKLCGGKKNQQGQIFRKSRWNPLVESATIREYEKRWEGIVSTWSVRNRRVVRYLTGTWIPLREKFVRAWTNDCLHLGNHTTSRVESQHSSFKYYLGSGNSSFDTLFKRAHAQITNQQAKIRQSLQESMTSVPRTLRQYFFRPLYRHVSLYALEQIQNEFNRMLELGDFALNKCGCVLLKTHGLPCACYLQIKIGSHGALYLDDIHEFWSTLRYTEVGDEPNEEVRNANANDKEYFQSLVDEVLKSDPAFVRRMAEVLEYELHPDGADIPEPYASPPRKGRPSTSKTMRRRKSSFEYSRSSSRGRGSRSSSRGRSSGRSSGRETQSLVGIKFSFNLSDDPEGRDFSQFPWPDYIPFMLPPYLFDWIDVLATFLNIAIAFYGSANGDSLNNCLILPLRKSQAARSVNKLIHILWVNRNHFVQLFMNDDSSPLPPIHPRWKQAADNFAKDLDTNFTTRIMLWNNLRGAPPPTNNTADDAVNLDTP; encoded by the exons atggtggacaagttgtgcggcggcaagaaaaatcaacaagggcagatatttaggaaaagtagatggaaccccttggttgaaagtgctACAATCCGGGAATATGAAAAGAGATGGGAAGGgatcgtcagtacgtggtcggttaggaaccgaagggtcgttcggtatttgactggaacatggattccacttagagagaaatttgtgcgtgcgtggacgaatgattgtttacacttgggtaaccatactaccagcagagtggaaagccaacactcgtcttttaagtattaccttggtagcggtaatagctcattcgatacccttttcaaaagggcgcacgcacagattacaaatcaacAAGCTAAAATCCGACAatcgctacaggaatccatgacttCTGTACCAAGAACGCTACGACAATATTTCTTTAGACCTCTATATCGCCACGTGtctctctatgccttggagcagatCCAGAATGAGTttaaccgcatgttagaactgggtgattttgcattgaacaaatgcggttgtgtacttctaaaaacccatggattgccgtgtgcatgttatttacaaataaaaattggatcacatggtgctttgtacttggatgacattcatgaattctggagtactttgaggtacacagaggtaggagacgaaCCCAATGAAGAAGTACGAAACgcgaacgccaatgacaaagagtactttcaatctctggtcgatgaagtccttaAATCTGATCCCGCTTTTGTTCGCCGAATGGCTGAGGTACTTGAATATGAATTACACCCAGATGGTGcggatatacctgagccttacgctagtccaccgagaaagggaagaccaagcactagtaaaaccatgagaaggagaaaaagttcatttgaatatagccgatcatcttctcgtggtcgagggtctagatcttcttccCGCGGGAGATCAAGTGGCAGATCTAGTGGCCGAGAGACGCAATCTTTAGTAGGAATtaagttcagtttcaacttatccg ATGATCCAGAAGGTCGTGATTTCTCACAGTTTCCATGGCCTGATTACATCCCATTCATGCTTCCTCCTTATTTGttcgactggattgatgtgttag caacgtttcttaacattgccATTGCTTTTTATGGTTCTGCTAACGGTGATTCATTAAACAACTGTTTGATTCTTCCTTTAAGAAAATCACAGGCCGCGAGAAGTGTAAATAAACTAATACATATACTTTGGGTTAatcgaaatcattttgttcaactttttatgaacgacgattcatccccTCTGCCGCCGATCCACCCACGTTGGAAACAAGCAGCTGACAATTTCGCGAAAGATCTTGACACAAATTTCACTACGAGGATTATGCTGtggaataatctacgcgggGCACCCCCACCAACAaataacaccgctgacgatgctgtaaatttagatactccatag
- the LOC130827522 gene encoding uncharacterized protein LOC130827522 isoform X1, whose product MGCFLGCFGSSKIKDERINPRNPQFHSYRNQDKRHQYNPVQNNVAPILTQIPTVFSNQDILQKPVNLLVPEPHFKQEEKEHLSLLNKDNSEDQIQLSSGTRKKVTFDSNVKEYEHISYDEDEVHENIQESEKEAEKKVIDDNLKPTKSSSPWEDSTLSSLGSFPPNHRYQNCRESDDEDEELDCEVSDLDDEEYDDEEVYDDGFSDDEYNSRLVHEYTRSCTSVESRAKSSGPCVVDDVYSDRGRKIPEVFNRGARDRAGYVHSVLNPVENTAQWKTVKVKGTPSVKDQKENFQMDLGFQQSSSKSKSKFDDHRDDHEVAVAASLSAWLVSSQSTPPSKANPIGFDLLSEKIALS is encoded by the exons ATGGGTTGTTTTCTTGGATGTTTCGGTTCTTCCAAAATTAAAGATGAAAGGATAAACCCTAGAAATCCCCAATTTCACTCTTATCGGAATCAG GATAAACGGCATCAGTACAATCCCGTACAAAACAATGTCGCTCCTATTCTCACTCAAATTCCCACTGTTTTTTCAAATCAAGATATTCTACAAAAGCCTGTTAATCTTCTGGTTCCTGAACCTCA TTTTAAGCAAGAGGAGAAAGAACACTTGAGCTTGTTAAATAA ggATAACTCGGAGGATCAAATTCAATTGAGTTCGGGCACACGAAAGAAAGTTACATTTGATTCAAATGTTAAAGAATATGAGCATATTTCTTATGATGAGGATGAGGTACATGAGAATATACAGGAGAGTGAAAAGGAAGCTGAGAAAAAGGTAATTGACGACAACTTAAAACCAACCAAATCATCTTCGCCGTGGGAGGATTCAACCTTGTCTAGCTTGGGCTCATTTCCACCAAATCATAGGTATCAAAATTGTAgagaaagtgatgatgaggatgaagaaCTAGATTGTGAAGTAAGTGATTTGGATGATGAAGAATATGATGACGAAGAGGTTTATGATGATGGATTCAGTGATGATGAATACAATTCGAGACTAGTCCATGAGTATACTAGGTCTTGTACATCCGTGGAATCAAGGGCCAAAAGTTCCGGGCCTTGTGTAGTTGATGATGTATATTCGGACAGAGGAAGAAAAATCCCGGAAGTGTTCAATCGTGGTGCTCGCGATAGGGCTGGTTATGTACATTCAGTACTGAATCCTGTTGAAAACACAGCTCAATGGAAAACTGTGAAAGTAAAAGGTACACCATCTGTAAAAGATCAGAAGGAGAATTTTCAAATGGATTTGGGTTTTCAGCAATCTTCATCAAAGTCTAAATCAAAATTTGATGATCATAGGGATGATCATGAAGTAGCAGTTGCTGCTAGCTTATCTGCTTGGTTGGTTTCCTCCCAATCAACACCTCCTAGTAAGGCTAATCCTATTGGCTTCGACTTACTCTCCGAGAAGATCGCCTTGTCGTAG
- the LOC130827522 gene encoding uncharacterized protein LOC130827522 isoform X2, with protein sequence MGCFLGCFGSSKIKDERINPRNPQFHSYRNQDKRHQYNPVQNNVAPILTQIPTVFSNQDILQKPVNLLVPEPQDNSEDQIQLSSGTRKKVTFDSNVKEYEHISYDEDEVHENIQESEKEAEKKVIDDNLKPTKSSSPWEDSTLSSLGSFPPNHRYQNCRESDDEDEELDCEVSDLDDEEYDDEEVYDDGFSDDEYNSRLVHEYTRSCTSVESRAKSSGPCVVDDVYSDRGRKIPEVFNRGARDRAGYVHSVLNPVENTAQWKTVKVKGTPSVKDQKENFQMDLGFQQSSSKSKSKFDDHRDDHEVAVAASLSAWLVSSQSTPPSKANPIGFDLLSEKIALS encoded by the exons ATGGGTTGTTTTCTTGGATGTTTCGGTTCTTCCAAAATTAAAGATGAAAGGATAAACCCTAGAAATCCCCAATTTCACTCTTATCGGAATCAG GATAAACGGCATCAGTACAATCCCGTACAAAACAATGTCGCTCCTATTCTCACTCAAATTCCCACTGTTTTTTCAAATCAAGATATTCTACAAAAGCCTGTTAATCTTCTGGTTCCTGAACCTCA ggATAACTCGGAGGATCAAATTCAATTGAGTTCGGGCACACGAAAGAAAGTTACATTTGATTCAAATGTTAAAGAATATGAGCATATTTCTTATGATGAGGATGAGGTACATGAGAATATACAGGAGAGTGAAAAGGAAGCTGAGAAAAAGGTAATTGACGACAACTTAAAACCAACCAAATCATCTTCGCCGTGGGAGGATTCAACCTTGTCTAGCTTGGGCTCATTTCCACCAAATCATAGGTATCAAAATTGTAgagaaagtgatgatgaggatgaagaaCTAGATTGTGAAGTAAGTGATTTGGATGATGAAGAATATGATGACGAAGAGGTTTATGATGATGGATTCAGTGATGATGAATACAATTCGAGACTAGTCCATGAGTATACTAGGTCTTGTACATCCGTGGAATCAAGGGCCAAAAGTTCCGGGCCTTGTGTAGTTGATGATGTATATTCGGACAGAGGAAGAAAAATCCCGGAAGTGTTCAATCGTGGTGCTCGCGATAGGGCTGGTTATGTACATTCAGTACTGAATCCTGTTGAAAACACAGCTCAATGGAAAACTGTGAAAGTAAAAGGTACACCATCTGTAAAAGATCAGAAGGAGAATTTTCAAATGGATTTGGGTTTTCAGCAATCTTCATCAAAGTCTAAATCAAAATTTGATGATCATAGGGATGATCATGAAGTAGCAGTTGCTGCTAGCTTATCTGCTTGGTTGGTTTCCTCCCAATCAACACCTCCTAGTAAGGCTAATCCTATTGGCTTCGACTTACTCTCCGAGAAGATCGCCTTGTCGTAG
- the LOC130826680 gene encoding uncharacterized protein LOC130826680, with product MRRVESALFEMFPRATRRICCQHLYSNCKAAGWSGAAFHKMFWIAANAYNEYVFEKTMSKIKDFDAAAYDYLKNVEEQWSVHMFDRTVCCDHNTTNFVESFNAITKANRDMPVLTLLEDVRNWCMKRMGSRFDKAVSMEPNDLTEHAKGVLATRTNDSRFCHVTAAGGGEFEVRDGHVKFPVTLGNMTCGCGKWQGSGIPCKHGPRVIYNQRLDPRDFVSPFYKGAAYKLTYGDHIHPMADPTHWPSLDVPEIAPPQGKRNAGRPPKQRRRAAHEAKKRKRHKNNKCSLCKELGHNAVTCKAKKASSKKTAHAASSSQQGNTRGKRKAAT from the exons ATGAGG AGGGTTGAATCAGCATTGTTTGAGATGTTCCCAAGAGCTACAAGGAGAATATGCTGCCAGCATTTGTACTCAAATTGCAAGGCTGCAGGATGGAGTGGGGCAGCATTTCATAAGATGTTTTGGATTGCGGCAAATGCCTACAATGAGTACGTTTTTGAAAAAACTATGTCCAAGATAAAAGATTTTGATGcagcagcatatgactatctcaaAAATGTAGAAGAGCAGTGGAGTGTGCACATGTTTGACAGGACAGTTTGTTGTGATCATAACACAACAAACTTCGTGGAGTCATTCAATGCAATAACAAAGGCCAACAGGGACATGCCTGTGTTGACATTGCTGGAAG atGTCAGGAATTGGTGCATGAAAAGGATGGGTTCCAGGTTCGATAAAGCAGTAAGTATGGAACCTAATGATCTAACAGAGCATGCAAAGGGGGTGCTGGCGACTAGGACTAATGATTCTAGGTTCTGCCATGTCACTGCAGCTGGTGGTGGAGAGTTTGAGGTGAGGGATGGCCATGTCAAGTTCCCTGTCACCcttggaaatatgacttgtgGGTGTGGGAAATGGCAAGGATCAGGGATCCCTTGCAAGCATGGGCCAAGGGTCATTTACAACCAGAGACTTGATCCTAGGGACTTTGTCTCACCTTTCTACAAGGGGGCTGCTTACAAACTCACTTATGGAGACCACATCCACCCCATGGCTGATCCAACTCACTGGCCTTCACTAGATGTGCCAGAAATTGCACCACCCCAAGGGAAAAGAAATGCTGGCAGACCACCTAAGCAAAGGAGAAGAGCTGCTCATGAGgcaaaaaaaagaaagaggCATAAGAATAACAAATGCAGCCTATGCAAAGAACTAGGCCACAATGCAGTGACATGCAAGGCAAAAAAGGCATCATCAAAGAAGACAGCAcatgcagcttcctcttcacagcAAGGCAACACTAGGGGGAAGAGAAAGGCTGCtacttag
- the LOC130827866 gene encoding MDIS1-interacting receptor like kinase 2-like, with amino-acid sequence MVGKKPLMAEAQKSSTAVHPPKMMLFYLVFLALFSSLTTAATITETQSLLTWKNSLSTSDSLSSWKLSNAQNLCNWTGISCNNLNSISIINLSNQNLTGDLTNFSFSDFPNLSSLILDTNNLSGKIPVTIGNLSKLTQLDISNNYFEGYIPSEIGQLSQLVNLNLSINNIADIIPPEISNLRKLRTLDLGSNYLETPNNWSKFNSMPVLTHLNFGDNDLTGEFPSFIFGCKNLTYLDLSSNNLIGLIPESLFSNLPNLEHLELSVNLFNGSISPKISNLSKLTELHLNLNMLSGSIPESIGKISGLKVIELRSNSLSGRIPSSIGQLRELQRFDVNENKLNSSIPSELGLCTKLSFLALADNSLTGELPLSLTKLRKISELGLSQNNLFGEISPYFLTNWTELISLQLQDNNFSGIIPPKIGHLSKLQLLYLFNNSFTGFIPLEIGKLHDLIEIDLSSNQLSGSIPSTIGKLSNLSLIQLFSNNLTGEIPPEIGNLTSLTVLDINSNQLIGELPESLSDLTNLQVFSVFTNDLSGEIPRNFGEKIHSLCNVSFSNNSFSGELPPRLCSGLQLQLLTVNGNNFTGNVPDCLKSCSGLVRLRLDGNKFDGNISDAFGIYPNLTYVNLSGNRFVGEISPKWGEYGNLTNFQVDENKLSGEVPAELGKLHQLRVLTLGSNEFSGKIPSELGNLSLLINLNMSDNHLKGDIPKSIGKLNSLQNLDLSANNLSGEIPRSLGDCSRLLSMNLSHNGLSGNIPEELSNLIEIQVLLDLSSNNLSGPIPQGLVKLINLETLNLSHNHLSGKVPSSFSNMASLQSLDLSYNNLSGSIPNDDIFRDGLFMGNAGLCGNATGIPLCDQIDSHKSHKKVIAIVVPIVVVVLLAACVIAALLCCRKKKKPDLESKTLSDLGESEPLIWATEGKFTFREIVKATDDFSEFYCIGKGGFGSVYKASLLSGQIVAVKKLNMSDSSDIPSTNKQSFENEIRALTEVRHRNIIKLYGYCSRKGSMYLVYDYVERGSLGKVLYSDAAKLELGWERRLNIVRGLAHAVAYLHHDCTPLIVHRDISINNVLLDNEFEPRLSDFGTAKLLSSDASSWTTVAGSYGYMAPELALTMRVTEKCDVYSYGVVLLEVMMGQHPGEFLSTLSSFAEKQDTLLKDILDQRLSPPSRQVAEDVVIAVTLALLCTSTEPDSRPTMRYVAQELSARTHSYLSEPFGTVTLGKLNANRS; translated from the exons ATGGTGGGAAAAAAGCCATTAATGGCGGAAGCTCAAAAATCTTCAACTGCTGTTCATCCTCCCAAAATGATGTTATTTTACTTGGTATTCTTAGCACTATTTTCTTCTTTAACAACAGCAGCAACAATCACTGAAACACAATCACTTCTCACCTGGAAAAACTCTCTGTCTACATCCGATTCTCTGTCTTCATGGAAGCTTTCCAATGCTCAGAATCTTTGCAATTGGACTGGAATTTCATGTAACAATCTTAATTCTATCTCCATCATCAATTTAAGCAATCAAAATCTTACTGGTGATCTAACCAATTTCAGTTTCAGTGATTTCCCAAATCTATCTAGTTTAATTCTTGACACCAACAATCTTTCTGGGAAAATCCCCGTAACCATTGGTAATCTCTCTAAACTCACTCAGTTAGATATTAGTAACAATTATTTTGAAGGCTATATTCCTTCTGAAATTGGTCAATTGTCTCAACTTGTAAATCTTAACCTGTCAATTAATAACATTGCTGATATAATTCCTCCCGAAATTAGCAATTTGAGAAAGTTAAGAACCCTAGATTTGGGTTCAAATTACCTTGAAACCCCTAATAATTGGTCTAAGTTTAACTCCATGCCTGTATTGACCCACTTAAATTTTGGGGATAATGACCTAACTGGAGAATTTCCTAGCTTCATTTTTGGGTGTAAGAATTTGACTTATCTGGATTTGTCAAGCAATAATTTAATTGGGTTAATCCCAGAATCTCTATTCTCTAATCTTCCAAATCTTGAACACCTTGAACTATCTGTGAATTTGTTCAATGGGTCAATATCACCCAAGATTTCTAATCTATCTAAACTAACTGAACTTCATTTAAATTTGAACATGCTTTCTGGTTCAATTCCTGAGAGTATAGGTAAAATTTCTGGCCTCAAAGTCATTGAATTGCGCAGTAATTCACTTTCTGGAAGAATACCTTCATCTATAGGACAACTTAGGGAGCTTCAGAGATTTGatgttaatgaaaataaattgaacTCTAGTATTCCTTCTGAACTTGGGTTATGTACTAAGCTTAGTTTTCTAGCTCTTGCTGATAATTCACTAACTGGGGAATTGCCCTTATCCTTGACTAAACTTAGAAAAATTTCAGAACTTGGGTTATCACAAAACAATCTGTTTGGTGAAATTTCTCCATATTTCTTAACCAATTGGACTGAGTTGATCTCCTTGCAACTTCAGGACAATAATTTTAGTGGTATTATTCCTCCTAAAATTGGACATTTGTCAAAacttcagttgctttatctttTTAATAACAGTTTTACTGGTTTTATACCCTTAGAGATAGGAAAATTGCATGATTTGATAGAGATTGATCTTTCATCTAACCAGCTTTCTGGATCAATTCCTTCAACAATTGGGAAGTTAAGTAATCTTTCGTTAATACAGCTATTCTCGAACAATCTCACTGGAGAAATCCCACCGGAAATTGGAAATCTCACGTCGTTGACTGTTCTTGATATCAATAGTAATCAGCTCATCGGTGAGTTGCCTGAGTCTTTGTCAGATCTCACCAATCTGCAAGTATTCTCTGTGTTTACCAATGATCTTTCGGGGGAAATCCCACGAAACTTTGGTGAAAAAATCCATTCTCTTTGCAATGTTAGCTTTTCAAACAATAGTTTTTCTGGGGAGTTGCCTCCAAGGTTGTGCAGTGGGTTACAGCTTCAGTTATTGACAGTTAATGGGAACAATTTCACCGGAAATGTTCCTGATTGTTTGAAGAGCTGCTCTGGGTTAGTCAGACTTCGCCTGGATggaaataaatttgatggaaatATATCGGATGCATTCGGTATTTACCCAAATCTTACTTACGTCAACCTGAGTGGAAATCGATTTGTTGGTGAGATCTCGCCCAAGTGGGGAGAATATGGAAATCTAACAAATTTTCAGGTGGATGAAAACAAACTTTCTGGGGAAGTACCGGCTGAGCTTGGGAAACTGCATCAGTTGCGTGTTCTAACTCTTGGTTCGAATGAATTTAGTGGGAAAATCCCGTCTGAACTAGGAAATTTGAGCTTGTTGATTAACCTTAACATGAGCGATAATCACTTGAAAGGAGACATTCCGAAAAGCATTGGCAAATTGAACTCTCTTCAGAATCTTGATTTATCGGCTAACAATTTGTCAGGTGAAATTCCCAGATCACTTGGGGATTGTAGCAGGTTATTAAGCATGAATTTGAGTCACAATGGCTTATCAGGAAACATACCAGAAGAACTTAGCAACTTAATTGAAATTCAAGTCTTGTTGGATTTGAGCAGCAACAATCTTTCTGGTCCAATCCCACAAGGTCTTGTCAAACTGATAAACTTGGAAACCCTCAATCTTTCACATAACCATCTCTCGGGGAAGGTCCCATCGTCATTCTCAAATATGGCTAGCTTACAGTCTCTCGATCTTTCCTACAACAACTTGTCGGGTTCAATCCCTAATGATGATATTTTCCGAGATGGGTTGTTCATGGGAAATGCTGGTCTTTGTGGAAATGCAACCGGCATACCTCTCTGTGATCAGATAGACTCTCACAAAAGCCACAAAAAGGTTATAGCTATAGTTGTTcctattgttgttgttgtcctCCTCGCTGCATGTGTAATTGCAGCACTATTATGTTGcagaaagaagaaaaaacccGATTTGGAGAGTAAAACTTTATCGGACTTGGGAGAATCAGAACCATTGATATGGGCAACAGAAGGAAAATTTACCTTCCGAGAAATTGTCAAGGCCACTGATGATTTCAGTGAATTTTATTGTATTGGTAAAGGTGGATTTGGTAGTGTTTATAAGGCTTCATTATTGTCTGGGCAAATCGTTGCTGTCAAGAAGCTAAACATGTCGGATTCTAGCGACATTCCCTCGACAAATAAACAGAGTTTCGAGAATGAGATAAGGGCATTAACGGAGGTCAGACACAGGAATATAATCAAGTTATATGGCTATTGTTCCAGGAAGGGCTCTATGTATTTGGTCTATGACTATGTCGAAAGGGGCAGTTTGGGGAAAGTTCTGTACAGTGATGCTGCCAAACTCGAGCTTGGATGGGAAAGAAGATTGAATATTGTAAGAGGGTTAGCTCATGCAGTCGCCTATCTGCATCACGATTGTACCCCACTGATTGTTCATCGTGACATTTCCATAAACAATGTCCTGCTTGATAATGAATTTGAACCTCGACTTTCAGATTTCGGTACTGCAAAACTCCTTAGTTCAGATGCATCTAGCTGGACAACTGTTGCTGGTTCTTATGGATATATGGCCCCAG AGCTGGCTCTGACAATGCGAGTAACAGAAAAGTGTGATGTTTATAGCTACGGAGTGGTGTTATTGGAAGTTATGATGGGACAGCATCCAGGAGAATTTCTGTCGACATTATCTTCGTTTGCTGAGAAGCAAGACACACTACTCAAAGATATTTTAGACCAACGTCTCTCACCACCCTCAAGGCAAGTAGCAGAAGATGTAGTAATTGCAGTCACACTAGCTTTGTTATGCACGAGTACAGAACCAGATTCACGCCCTACAATGCGGTATGTGGCTCAAGAACTATCTGCTCGAACACACAGTTATCTTTCTGAGCCCTTTGGTACTGTTACACTTGGGAAATTGAATGCTAATCGTTCATGA